In Geminicoccaceae bacterium, a single window of DNA contains:
- a CDS encoding enoyl-CoA hydratase, giving the protein MTEEALLLKERRGEEFRLTLNRPRAFNSLSGELLTELERAIDELAVDASVRVVVLTGNGKAFCAGHDLKEIGADRSYGPVHALFTHCSRVMMKLTRMPQPVIARVDGIATAAGCQLVAACDLAICSDISRFATSGVKFGLFCSTPMVALSRNVGRKLAMEMLLTGDFIDAQRALAEGLVNEVVAPGELDDAVGRMVARLTDKPASVLALGKRAFYAQLELGMEAAYAMTTDVIVDNALGKEFEEGLEAFTGKRKPVWNAA; this is encoded by the coding sequence ATGACCGAGGAAGCGCTTCTCCTAAAGGAACGCCGCGGCGAGGAGTTCCGGTTGACCCTCAACCGGCCCAGAGCTTTCAACAGTTTGTCGGGTGAGTTGCTGACCGAGCTCGAACGGGCGATAGACGAACTTGCCGTCGACGCGAGCGTGCGTGTGGTGGTCCTCACCGGCAATGGGAAGGCCTTCTGCGCCGGTCACGACCTCAAGGAAATCGGTGCGGATCGAAGCTATGGGCCGGTCCATGCACTGTTCACGCATTGCTCGCGCGTGATGATGAAGCTGACCCGGATGCCGCAACCGGTCATTGCCCGCGTCGACGGAATAGCCACGGCAGCCGGGTGTCAGCTGGTTGCCGCCTGCGATCTTGCCATCTGCTCCGACATCAGCCGCTTTGCCACATCCGGCGTGAAGTTCGGGCTGTTCTGCTCGACACCGATGGTGGCCCTGTCGCGCAATGTCGGGCGCAAGCTGGCCATGGAGATGCTGCTGACCGGCGATTTCATCGATGCGCAGCGGGCGCTTGCCGAAGGGCTGGTCAACGAGGTGGTCGCGCCGGGCGAACTCGATGACGCGGTCGGACGCATGGTTGCCCGTCTCACCGACAAGCCCGCGTCGGTGCTGGCCCTGGGCAAACGGGCCTTCTACGCCCAATTGGAGCTGGGGATGGAGGCGGCCTACGCGATGACCACCGATGTGATCGTCGACAATGCCCTGGGCAAGGAATTCGAGGAGGGGCTGGAAGCCTTCACCGGGAAACGCAAGCCGGTGTGGAACGCTGCCTGA
- a CDS encoding ParA family protein: MQIFRRRVKGAPRIIVVGNLKGGTGKSTIAVNTACALADEGHKTVIIDTDPQKSSTLWSNGGLLPAAVAEFPLRDLNAAGEWIEELDILRTRYTRLIIDLPAVVSPVLASAFLVADVILIPSSTSEVDVQATKRTLRYVGQTRRERASAPPKVLIVPSQVQKGWFNDGGVREQLEGFAEEIAKPIRYDKTFGRAFQARRWIGEFASGSSGHRDILALARQVEASLKQSSQPAPQIHHVRAPA; encoded by the coding sequence GTGCAGATTTTCCGCCGGCGAGTCAAAGGTGCGCCGCGAATTATAGTCGTCGGCAATCTCAAGGGCGGCACCGGCAAGTCCACGATTGCGGTCAATACGGCCTGCGCCCTTGCCGACGAAGGGCACAAGACGGTCATCATCGACACCGATCCACAGAAGAGTTCGACGCTGTGGTCGAACGGCGGCCTGCTGCCGGCGGCCGTTGCCGAATTTCCGTTGCGCGACCTCAATGCCGCCGGCGAGTGGATCGAGGAACTCGACATCCTGCGTACCCGCTACACCCGGCTGATCATCGACCTGCCGGCAGTGGTCTCACCGGTTCTGGCCTCGGCATTTCTCGTGGCGGATGTCATCCTCATCCCGAGTTCAACCTCGGAAGTCGATGTTCAGGCGACCAAGCGGACCCTGCGCTATGTCGGACAGACGAGGCGCGAACGGGCCTCCGCCCCCCCCAAGGTGCTGATCGTGCCGAGCCAGGTCCAGAAGGGCTGGTTCAACGATGGCGGTGTTCGGGAGCAGCTTGAAGGCTTCGCCGAGGAAATTGCCAAGCCGATCCGCTACGACAAGACCTTCGGCCGGGCCTTCCAGGCTCGCCGCTGGATTGGCGAATTCGCCTCCGGCTCCTCCGGGCACCGGGATATTCTCGCCCTTGCGAGGCAGGTCGAGGCATCGCTCAAGCAATCGTCCCAACCGGCTCCCCAAATTCACCATGTCCGTGCACCCGCCTGA
- a CDS encoding S8 family serine peptidase, whose translation MARSRLSRRVEKILDEGQGALRNVIVQRRIQDSETVAALSRIGDVLTRRLFVSDKSQMLPNGGNESASLSANGPDRSLLGHLRDRLEQHRHATSGVLDRVAAKARGETRKLWIADSIVAELDKDDVAALAGADGGEIDIFENAKVSLPAFNASGLPMQASDERGSAYGLQLTNALAAWGAYGARGGGVRVAVLDTGVDGTHPDLAGKIDAFQEFDGNGNPTGSTTPHDSDRHGTHVAGTVLGGNAGGSWIGMAPEARLLAGLVLPGGSGTVAQILGGMQWAVDNNADVINMSLGGLTLEPDVRSPYNQAIITALMAGIPVVCAIGNDGHIVSGPPGNDPFAFSAGATDSDDRVAGFSGGRTHRFIDDDGVPPTFDPFVYMKPDVSAPGVDVLSSVPGGDWQRFSGTSMATPHVAGAIALILSATTIRESQNGTDRAFLLQDLLAGTSRDFGETRTDQRYGAGRIDVLAAIAEAHRQGFASQPVA comes from the coding sequence GTGGCGAGATCCAGATTGTCGCGTCGTGTCGAGAAGATCCTCGATGAGGGACAGGGGGCGTTGCGCAACGTTATTGTTCAAAGGCGCATTCAGGACAGCGAGACCGTAGCCGCCCTGTCGAGGATCGGCGATGTGCTCACCAGAAGGCTGTTCGTCAGCGACAAGTCGCAGATGCTGCCCAATGGCGGCAACGAATCGGCCAGCCTCTCGGCTAACGGCCCCGATCGAAGCCTGCTCGGCCATTTGCGCGACCGGCTCGAACAGCATCGCCATGCCACGAGCGGCGTTCTCGACCGGGTTGCCGCCAAGGCAAGGGGCGAGACCCGCAAGCTGTGGATCGCCGACAGCATCGTCGCGGAACTCGACAAGGACGACGTGGCCGCACTCGCCGGGGCGGATGGCGGCGAGATTGATATCTTCGAGAACGCCAAAGTGTCGCTTCCGGCCTTCAATGCCAGTGGACTGCCGATGCAGGCGTCCGACGAGCGCGGCAGCGCCTATGGTCTCCAGCTTACCAACGCCCTCGCGGCCTGGGGTGCCTACGGCGCCCGTGGTGGTGGCGTCCGCGTTGCCGTCCTCGATACGGGCGTCGATGGCACGCACCCCGACCTCGCCGGCAAGATCGACGCGTTCCAGGAATTCGACGGCAATGGCAATCCCACCGGCAGCACCACGCCTCATGACAGCGACCGCCACGGCACCCATGTTGCCGGCACCGTGCTGGGCGGGAATGCCGGCGGCAGCTGGATCGGCATGGCGCCAGAAGCCCGACTGCTCGCGGGGCTCGTGCTTCCGGGCGGCAGTGGGACGGTGGCACAGATCCTGGGCGGCATGCAATGGGCCGTCGACAACAATGCCGATGTCATCAACATGTCGCTGGGCGGCCTGACGCTGGAACCGGATGTCCGCTCCCCCTACAATCAGGCGATCATCACAGCACTCATGGCCGGCATTCCGGTGGTCTGCGCCATCGGCAATGACGGTCATATCGTCTCCGGACCGCCCGGGAACGACCCGTTCGCGTTCTCTGCGGGGGCTACCGATTCCGACGACCGCGTCGCCGGCTTTTCCGGAGGACGCACCCATCGCTTCATCGACGATGACGGCGTACCGCCGACCTTCGATCCGTTCGTCTACATGAAGCCCGACGTTTCGGCTCCGGGGGTCGATGTGCTGTCATCGGTACCTGGTGGTGACTGGCAGCGTTTCAGCGGCACTTCGATGGCCACCCCGCATGTGGCCGGTGCCATCGCCCTCATCCTGTCCGCGACCACGATCCGGGAATCGCAAAACGGGACCGATCGGGCGTTCCTGCTGCAGGACCTGCTGGCAGGCACCTCGCGGGATTTCGGTGAGACCCGTACCGACCAGCGCTACGGAGCCGGCCGCATCGACGTCCTCGCGGCCATCGCCGAAGCCCATCGTCAGGGCTTCGCCTCCCAACCGGTCGCCTGA
- the rpsA gene encoding 30S ribosomal protein S1, with translation MTEGTAASEARSPSIDDFAAMLDESFGGAGGKIEGTVVTGTIISIDSEEALVDVGLKSEGRVALKEFAAPGQAPEVKVGDTVEVYVERFENKTGEAVLSRDKARREESWNRLERAFNEQEKVDGSIFGRVKGGFAVDLGGAVAFLPGSQVDIRPVRDVTPLVNKPEPFLILKMDRRRGNIVVSRRAVLEESRKEQREELLSTLSEGQILDGVVKNITDYGAFVDLGGLDGLLHVTDISWKRVNNPNEVLGVGQSVKVQVIRFNRETQRISLGMKQLEADPWEGVELKYPVGAKFTGQVTNITDYGAFVELEPGVEGLVHVSEMSWTKKNIHPGKIVSTSQQVEVMVLEVDPEKRRISLGLKQTMANPWDSFLETHPAGTVIEGEIRNITEFGLFIGLEHDIDGMVHLSDLSWEESGEEAVQHYNKGDVVKAVVLDVDVEKERISLGMKQLGADPFKEATAGIKRGDRVTCTIKEITTGGIEVETSSGAVGFIRKVDLSRDRDEQRPDRYAVGEKVDAKITNIDATSRRMTLSIKALQIEDEKQAMAEFGSSDSGASLGDILGAAIRQKQEEQNEN, from the coding sequence ATGACTGAAGGAACGGCCGCAAGCGAGGCCAGGAGCCCATCGATCGATGATTTCGCGGCCATGCTTGACGAAAGCTTCGGCGGAGCCGGCGGCAAGATCGAGGGAACCGTCGTCACGGGTACGATCATCTCCATCGACAGCGAGGAAGCGCTTGTCGATGTCGGCCTGAAGTCCGAAGGCCGGGTCGCGCTCAAGGAGTTCGCAGCCCCGGGCCAGGCGCCCGAGGTGAAGGTTGGCGACACCGTTGAAGTGTATGTCGAACGCTTCGAGAACAAGACGGGCGAAGCGGTCCTCAGCCGCGACAAGGCGCGCCGCGAGGAAAGCTGGAATCGCCTTGAGCGGGCCTTCAATGAACAGGAGAAGGTCGACGGTTCGATCTTCGGCCGGGTCAAGGGCGGCTTTGCCGTCGATCTTGGCGGAGCCGTGGCCTTCCTGCCGGGCTCGCAGGTCGACATCCGTCCGGTGCGCGATGTTACTCCTCTGGTCAACAAGCCGGAGCCGTTCCTGATCCTCAAGATGGATCGCCGCCGTGGCAATATCGTCGTGTCGCGTCGTGCAGTCCTTGAGGAGAGCCGCAAGGAGCAGCGAGAGGAACTGCTGTCGACGCTGAGCGAAGGCCAGATCCTCGACGGTGTGGTCAAGAACATCACCGATTACGGCGCGTTCGTCGATCTCGGCGGCCTCGACGGCCTGCTGCACGTCACCGACATCTCCTGGAAGCGGGTCAACAACCCCAACGAGGTGCTGGGTGTCGGCCAGTCGGTCAAGGTTCAGGTCATCCGCTTCAATCGCGAAACCCAGCGCATCAGCCTCGGCATGAAGCAGCTTGAGGCCGACCCTTGGGAAGGCGTGGAGCTCAAATATCCGGTTGGCGCGAAATTTACTGGTCAGGTCACCAACATCACCGATTACGGTGCGTTCGTGGAGCTGGAGCCTGGCGTCGAGGGCTTGGTGCACGTCTCCGAGATGAGCTGGACCAAGAAGAACATCCACCCTGGCAAGATCGTCTCCACCAGCCAGCAGGTCGAGGTGATGGTTCTCGAGGTCGACCCCGAGAAGCGCCGTATCTCGCTGGGCCTCAAGCAGACCATGGCCAACCCGTGGGATTCCTTCCTTGAGACCCATCCGGCCGGAACGGTGATCGAGGGCGAGATCCGCAACATCACCGAATTCGGCCTGTTCATCGGCCTCGAACATGACATCGACGGTATGGTTCACCTGTCCGATCTGTCGTGGGAGGAGAGTGGAGAAGAGGCCGTCCAGCATTACAACAAGGGTGACGTGGTCAAGGCGGTCGTTCTCGATGTCGATGTCGAGAAGGAGCGCATCAGCCTTGGCATGAAGCAGCTCGGGGCGGATCCGTTCAAGGAGGCCACCGCCGGCATCAAGCGCGGCGACCGGGTGACCTGCACGATCAAGGAAATCACCACGGGTGGCATTGAGGTCGAGACATCTTCGGGTGCCGTCGGCTTCATCCGCAAGGTCGATCTCTCTCGCGACCGCGACGAGCAGCGTCCCGACCGCTATGCCGTTGGCGAGAAGGTCGATGCCAAGATCACCAATATCGATGCCACGAGCCGTCGCATGACCCTGTCAATCAAGGCGCTGCAGATCGAGGACGAGAAGCAGGCCATGGCCGAGTTCGGTTCCTCCGATAGCGGTGCGTCGCTGGGCGACATCCTGGGTGCCGCCATCCGGCAGAAGCAGGAAGAGCAGAACGAGAACTAG
- a CDS encoding (d)CMP kinase, with the protein MPLIIAIDGPAGSGKSTLARRLAGHYTLRFLDTGLLYRAVARRLLDKGIAAANETAAVDEAKALTPEDLDGDRLRGEGIGNQASIVAAIPAVREALLGVQRQIAARDRGSVVAGRDIGTVIVPETRFKFFITASIEERARRRHEELLKRGDKPIYARVLDELRERDRRDEARAVAPMTIAADATVIDTSNLSVDQTFEAIRNLVDEKLGASA; encoded by the coding sequence ATCCCGCTGATCATCGCCATCGATGGTCCGGCGGGGTCCGGCAAGAGCACGCTGGCTCGCCGGCTCGCTGGGCACTATACCCTGCGCTTCCTCGACACCGGCCTGCTCTACAGGGCCGTGGCACGGCGCCTTCTCGACAAGGGCATCGCTGCCGCCAACGAGACCGCTGCCGTCGACGAGGCGAAGGCCCTGACACCGGAGGACCTCGACGGTGACCGCCTGCGCGGCGAGGGTATTGGCAACCAGGCCTCGATCGTTGCGGCCATACCGGCCGTGCGCGAGGCGCTGCTCGGCGTCCAGAGACAGATCGCCGCCCGCGACCGTGGCAGCGTGGTGGCCGGCCGTGACATCGGTACGGTGATCGTACCGGAGACCCGGTTCAAGTTCTTCATCACCGCGAGTATCGAAGAACGTGCGCGGCGGCGTCACGAGGAGTTGCTAAAGCGGGGTGACAAGCCTATATACGCGCGCGTTCTCGATGAGTTGAGGGAGCGTGACCGTCGTGACGAGGCACGGGCGGTTGCGCCGATGACGATTGCGGCAGACGCGACGGTCATCGACACCTCGAATCTCAGTGTCGATCAGACATTCGAGGCAATCAGGAACCTCGTCGACGAGAAGCTCGGTGCATCGGCATGA
- the aroA gene encoding 3-phosphoshikimate 1-carboxyvinyltransferase, with amino-acid sequence MQLRAEPHGALGGTVRVPGDKSISHRSLMLAGLAVGESRISGLLEGEDVLATAKAMRLLGCTVERTGKGQWAVHGRGVGGFAESPDVIDMGNAGTGSRLLMGILAGHPMTSIITGDSSLRSRPMQRIAEPLGRMGAVFMTRHGARLPLAMRGSAELLPLEYESPVASAQVKSAILLAGLHASGRTTVIEPLPSRDHSERMLRSMGAVIDSEPLADGRLRVSVTGQAELSPQNFMVPGDPSSAAFPLAAAVLRAEGSVVIERISINPLRTGFITTLREMGASITFANEREMAGEPVADLTVEARDLRGIEVPASRVPSMVDEYPVLSVVAAFASGETVMRGLAELRVKETDRLAVMAEGLTACGVKAGVEGDDLIVHGGTTTKKALIDARLDHRIAMSFLLLGGLGDAPVTVEGAEAIYTSFPGFESAMNGLGAAISREPGQ; translated from the coding sequence ATGCAGCTGCGTGCCGAGCCTCATGGCGCGCTCGGGGGCACGGTCCGCGTTCCCGGCGACAAGTCGATCTCCCACCGCAGCCTGATGCTGGCAGGCCTCGCCGTCGGCGAAAGCCGGATCTCCGGATTGCTCGAAGGTGAGGACGTGCTGGCGACGGCGAAAGCGATGCGCCTTCTGGGCTGCACTGTCGAACGTACCGGCAAGGGTCAGTGGGCGGTGCATGGACGTGGCGTCGGCGGTTTCGCCGAATCGCCCGACGTGATCGACATGGGTAATGCCGGAACCGGATCACGCCTCTTGATGGGCATCCTTGCCGGGCATCCGATGACGAGCATCATCACCGGTGACTCCTCCCTGCGTTCCCGGCCGATGCAGCGAATTGCCGAGCCACTGGGACGCATGGGGGCTGTCTTCATGACCCGACATGGCGCAAGACTGCCTTTGGCGATGCGCGGCAGTGCCGAACTGCTGCCGTTGGAATACGAAAGCCCGGTGGCGTCGGCCCAGGTCAAGTCGGCGATCCTGCTGGCGGGGCTGCATGCTTCAGGCCGCACGACGGTCATCGAACCCCTTCCTTCCCGAGATCATTCGGAACGGATGCTGCGATCAATGGGAGCCGTCATCGACAGTGAGCCGCTGGCCGACGGGCGACTCAGGGTCAGCGTGACGGGTCAGGCTGAATTGTCACCACAGAATTTCATGGTTCCGGGCGACCCGTCATCGGCGGCCTTCCCGCTGGCAGCCGCCGTCCTGCGCGCCGAAGGCAGCGTCGTCATCGAACGCATCTCCATCAACCCGCTGCGCACCGGCTTCATCACCACCCTGCGAGAAATGGGTGCATCCATCACGTTTGCCAACGAACGCGAGATGGCCGGCGAACCTGTCGCCGATCTCACGGTCGAGGCCCGAGACCTGCGCGGCATTGAAGTCCCCGCGTCGAGAGTTCCCTCGATGGTGGATGAATATCCCGTTCTGTCAGTCGTGGCCGCCTTCGCCTCGGGCGAGACGGTCATGCGCGGGCTTGCCGAACTGCGGGTCAAGGAGACCGACCGCCTGGCCGTGATGGCCGAGGGACTCACGGCCTGCGGTGTCAAAGCGGGGGTCGAGGGCGACGACCTCATCGTGCACGGTGGCACAACCACGAAAAAGGCGCTCATCGACGCCCGATTGGATCACCGCATCGCCATGAGCTTCCTTCTTCTTGGCGGACTGGGCGACGCACCGGTGACTGTCGAGGGTGCGGAAGCAATCTACACGAGCTTCCCGGGCTTCGAGTCCGCCATGAACGGACTTGGTGCAGCCATCAGCCGGGAACCCGGACAGTGA
- a CDS encoding TIGR02300 family protein: MPKPEWGTKRTCANCGARFYDLARATIICPACSAPYDLESAGRTRRSRGTSRVVAAAVEEEVKEVEEVDEEEIDEEDEEDEDVVATDAEPSGDSDDDEPVTDDEEDEEDQSLIEDASELGDDDDVSEVIDGDMTDEEQI; this comes from the coding sequence TTGCCGAAGCCAGAGTGGGGGACCAAGCGCACGTGTGCGAACTGTGGCGCGCGGTTCTACGACCTTGCCAGAGCGACGATCATTTGTCCCGCCTGCAGTGCGCCCTACGACCTCGAATCCGCAGGTCGGACCCGCCGCTCGCGCGGGACCTCACGTGTCGTTGCCGCTGCGGTCGAGGAGGAAGTGAAAGAGGTCGAGGAGGTCGACGAGGAAGAGATCGACGAGGAGGATGAGGAGGACGAAGATGTTGTCGCCACCGACGCCGAACCGTCGGGTGATTCCGATGACGATGAACCCGTGACCGACGACGAGGAAGACGAGGAAGACCAATCCTTGATCGAGGATGCATCCGAGCTCGGTGACGACGACGATGTATCCGAAGTGATCGACGGCGATATGACCGATGAGGAACAGATCTAG
- a CDS encoding recombinase family protein, translating into MTHPSTEKQAAVIYCRVSSKKQVRDGHGLESQEARCREYAQAHGYAVEAVFPDDVSGGGDFMKRPGMIALLSYLDAQPEKSYVVIFDDLKRFARDTEFHLQLRKAFRARKARVECLNFKFDDSPEGKFIETILAAQGALEREQNGRQVTQKMRARMQNGYWVFQAPVGYRYAKTPTHGKLLVPDEPVASIVTEALEAYACGRLDSQAEVKRFLESRPAFPKNGYGTVRQQEVTRLLTRPIYAGFLCHADWDIDWVKGHHEPLVSLATFEKVQERRASGTKAPARKNISEDFPLRGFVLCDDCGKPLTACWSKGKTKKYPYYLCDTRGCPSCRKSIPQAEIEGAFEEIVRSLQPTRRLIELATLMFKNAWQQRSEQTKARLAAFRKDLADIEAETERLLERIIAATNDSVVKAYETKIEQLERRRLSLTEKLQDGELPQGRFEEFIELSLKFLANPWNLWRSGRITLQRTVLRLAFSERISYSRNEGYRTPKTTLPFKTLADFSGGNGMMVEPKGVEPSTS; encoded by the coding sequence TTGACCCATCCATCCACTGAAAAGCAGGCCGCGGTCATTTATTGCCGCGTGTCGAGCAAGAAACAGGTTCGCGACGGTCACGGCCTCGAATCGCAGGAAGCCCGTTGCCGGGAGTATGCGCAGGCGCATGGCTATGCGGTCGAGGCCGTGTTTCCCGACGATGTCTCCGGCGGCGGCGATTTCATGAAGCGTCCGGGCATGATCGCTCTTTTGAGCTATCTCGATGCGCAGCCGGAAAAAAGCTATGTCGTCATCTTCGACGATCTCAAGCGCTTTGCCCGCGACACCGAGTTTCATCTGCAACTCAGAAAGGCGTTCCGCGCCCGCAAGGCCCGCGTCGAATGCCTGAATTTCAAGTTCGACGACAGCCCCGAGGGCAAGTTCATCGAGACCATTCTGGCAGCGCAAGGGGCCCTGGAGCGCGAGCAGAACGGGCGGCAGGTCACGCAGAAAATGCGTGCGCGGATGCAGAACGGCTACTGGGTGTTTCAGGCGCCGGTCGGCTATCGCTATGCCAAAACTCCGACCCACGGCAAGCTGCTGGTGCCCGACGAACCGGTGGCGAGCATCGTCACCGAGGCTCTCGAAGCCTACGCCTGCGGCCGTCTGGACAGTCAGGCCGAGGTCAAGCGCTTCCTCGAAAGCCGGCCCGCCTTCCCGAAGAACGGCTACGGCACCGTCCGCCAGCAGGAGGTCACACGGCTGCTGACCCGGCCGATCTATGCGGGCTTTCTCTGCCACGCGGACTGGGACATCGACTGGGTCAAGGGACACCACGAACCGCTGGTCTCACTCGCGACCTTCGAGAAGGTGCAGGAGCGCCGCGCGTCCGGCACCAAGGCTCCGGCCCGCAAGAACATCAGCGAGGATTTTCCCCTTCGCGGCTTCGTCCTCTGTGACGATTGCGGCAAGCCCCTCACCGCCTGCTGGTCGAAGGGCAAGACGAAGAAGTACCCGTACTATCTGTGCGACACGCGCGGCTGTCCGAGTTGCCGCAAGTCGATCCCGCAAGCGGAAATCGAGGGTGCCTTCGAGGAAATCGTCCGCTCCTTGCAACCGACGCGGCGTCTGATCGAGCTGGCCACGCTCATGTTCAAGAATGCCTGGCAACAGCGCAGCGAGCAGACCAAAGCCCGGCTCGCGGCTTTCCGCAAGGACCTCGCCGACATTGAAGCGGAGACCGAGCGCCTGCTCGAGCGGATCATCGCCGCGACCAACGACAGTGTGGTCAAGGCCTACGAAACAAAGATCGAGCAACTGGAGCGCCGGCGCCTGTCCCTGACGGAAAAACTGCAAGACGGCGAGCTTCCGCAAGGCAGGTTCGAGGAGTTTATCGAACTCAGCCTGAAATTTCTCGCAAACCCCTGGAATCTCTGGAGATCCGGCCGCATCACCCTGCAACGGACAGTGCTCAGACTGGCGTTTTCCGAGCGGATTTCATACAGCCGCAACGAGGGCTATCGAACACCAAAAACCACCTTACCTTTCAAGACTTTAGCGGATTTTAGCGGGGGAAACGGGATGATGGTGGAGCCGAAGGGAGTCGAACCCTCGACCTCCTGA
- the tnpA gene encoding IS200/IS605 family transposase encodes MDTYQSLSHSVWDCKYHVVFIPKCRRKTLYTGLRPHLGAVFRQLAKQKESKVIEGHLLPDHVHMMLAIPPKYAVSNVVGFIKGKSAIHLARVYGERRRNFVGQHFWARGYFVSTVGRDETVIRDYIRNQEKEDRRLDQLALLP; translated from the coding sequence ATGGACACGTATCAGAGCCTAAGTCACAGCGTTTGGGACTGCAAATATCATGTCGTCTTTATCCCGAAATGCCGACGCAAGACGCTGTATACAGGCCTGCGCCCACATCTCGGCGCGGTTTTTCGACAGCTAGCCAAACAAAAGGAGAGCAAGGTCATAGAAGGTCATCTGCTACCGGATCACGTCCACATGATGCTCGCCATTCCCCCCAAATATGCTGTCTCCAATGTCGTCGGCTTCATCAAAGGGAAGAGCGCCATTCACTTAGCCCGTGTTTATGGCGAACGCCGACGCAATTTCGTTGGCCAACATTTCTGGGCAAGAGGATATTTTGTCAGCACGGTCGGGCGAGACGAAACGGTCATCCGCGACTACATTCGCAATCAGGAGAAGGAAGATCGCCGGCTCGATCAACTCGCGCTGTTACCCTGA
- a CDS encoding type IV secretory system conjugative DNA transfer family protein has product MTDKIRRVIGLGFDGKPIFAPWPAAHSLLLAAAGSRKTTSGAVPWLLSLIEDRERAIIVNDAKDGEIAAQCAGLCRTYGRKVAIIDDFAVLGRDNPYAVSLTPLGSVVAAYQAANGELVFAAENANHALISDPPDDARNQYWRDEPRSIIEFAMRSLLKRDSSLVTPGGIWGLIADTNTLLSAARIEVEEGDEVLAALASHILDMREHDKEHDGQHRGAALKALRIYSADSPLHRAGADAFLTHAELIREKYIIFIVGPQRHMARLGPHYALHLQSFVEATLTGRAGPVHYILDEFTNAPLKALIGALTTMRGYGGTCHMIAQSRSEIQRRYGEKETATIEENAVVKQWFGFSSFEEAERVSRAMGEGMTDEGSRTDRLN; this is encoded by the coding sequence ATGACTGACAAAATACGCCGCGTGATCGGTCTGGGCTTCGACGGCAAGCCGATCTTCGCGCCATGGCCCGCCGCCCATTCCCTGCTGCTGGCCGCCGCCGGCAGCCGCAAGACCACCAGCGGGGCCGTGCCGTGGCTGCTCTCGCTCATCGAAGACCGCGAACGGGCGATCATCGTCAATGACGCCAAGGATGGCGAGATCGCGGCGCAATGCGCCGGTCTCTGCCGGACCTACGGCCGCAAGGTGGCGATCATCGACGATTTTGCCGTGCTCGGCCGGGACAATCCCTACGCCGTATCGCTCACGCCGCTGGGCAGTGTGGTTGCCGCGTATCAGGCTGCCAATGGCGAGCTTGTCTTTGCCGCCGAGAATGCCAATCACGCGCTCATCAGCGATCCGCCCGACGATGCCCGCAACCAGTACTGGCGCGACGAGCCGCGCTCGATCATCGAGTTTGCCATGCGCTCGCTGCTCAAGCGGGATTCGTCCCTTGTCACACCCGGCGGGATCTGGGGACTGATTGCCGATACGAACACGCTCCTGTCCGCCGCGCGGATCGAGGTCGAGGAAGGCGACGAGGTTCTGGCGGCTCTGGCCAGCCACATCCTCGACATGCGCGAGCATGACAAGGAACATGACGGCCAGCATCGCGGCGCGGCGCTCAAGGCCCTGCGCATCTACAGCGCCGACAGCCCGCTGCACCGGGCGGGCGCGGACGCATTCCTGACACATGCCGAGCTCATCCGCGAAAAGTACATCATCTTCATTGTCGGCCCGCAGCGTCACATGGCGCGGCTGGGTCCGCATTACGCCCTGCATCTGCAATCCTTCGTCGAGGCAACGCTCACCGGACGGGCGGGACCCGTCCACTACATTCTCGACGAGTTCACCAATGCTCCGCTGAAGGCGCTGATCGGCGCGCTCACCACCATGCGCGGCTATGGTGGCACCTGCCACATGATCGCCCAGTCCCGCTCCGAGATCCAGCGGCGCTATGGCGAGAAGGAGACCGCGACCATCGAGGAGAATGCGGTGGTCAAGCAGTGGTTCGGCTTCTCCTCGTTCGAGGAGGCGGAACGCGTCAGCCGGGCCATGGGCGAGGGCATGACAGATGAAGGGTCTCGGACCGATCGACTAAACTAA
- a CDS encoding toxin-antitoxin system HicB family antitoxin: MKNSTYPLRLPASLKAAVEQASKDDGTSINQFVVTAVAEKLSAMKTAAFFEKRRQDADIDAARKILRREGGMEPRLDDVRL; encoded by the coding sequence ATGAAAAACAGTACCTATCCGCTTCGCCTGCCGGCATCGCTCAAAGCGGCGGTGGAGCAGGCCAGTAAGGACGATGGCACGAGCATCAACCAGTTCGTCGTGACGGCCGTCGCCGAAAAGCTCTCGGCCATGAAAACCGCAGCTTTCTTCGAAAAGCGGCGTCAAGACGCCGACATCGACGCGGCCCGGAAGATCCTGCGCCGCGAGGGCGGTATGGAACCGCGGCTGGATGATGTTCGTCTGTAG